GATATTCTTCGTGGCTTGAAACATAAATTAACCGAACCCTATCATTATCACAATCTCTCCGTAATATATGACCCGCTGTTATTCCGCTTATTCCGTTCATTTCTATATCCATAAAAATAAGATCAAATGGACAGCCATGTTGAATCGCTTTCGCGAAGCTTTCACCAGAATAGAATATGGATACTTCTATCTTTACGGATTGCTGAATTGGATGGTTATTAATCAATCTCTCAATAGATTCTGCTGCCTTGAAATCATCATCACAAATGGCAATATGTATCATGCGAACTTCTCCTCCTGTGTATAAAGCAATAATACATTATATGGGTGTATAATCAAACGTTATCCTATTAGGAATCACTTGGAAGTGGCGAAAGTTACAATTATTCCAGTGTTTTTTACTATAGTGATAAATAATCCTAGTAAACATGCTAATTTATTATTAATTAGTAGTAGCAAAGGCTAGGGGAGTTGAAATATGAATACAACCATCTTTGAAGCTGAGGGATTAACTAAACAGTATGGCAGGGCAATTGCGCTTCAAAATATAAATATGCAGATAAAACAGGGAGATATCTATGGCTTTGTAGGAGAGAATGGGGCAGGTAAAACCACACTCATGAAAATAATTAGTGGATTAGTTTATCCTACAAAAGGAACTTTCCAATTGATGGGTAAAAGTGGTGAGAAGGACATCGCACGGATCAGAAAAAAAGTGGGAGTTTTAATCGAGCTCCCTGCCCTCTACCCCCATATGAATGCCGAAGAGAATTTAAGCTTTTATTGCAAGATTCATAGGATTTCGGATTTCAATAGAATTAAAGATGTACTGCATCTAGTGGGACTAACGAACGTTGAAAATAAAAATACATCAGACTATTCTCTGGGCATGCGTCAACGCTTAGGGCTGGCGATCTCTCTTCTCAACGAACCGGAATTTTTAGTTTTGGACGAGCCGATTAATGGACTTGATCCTACAGGAATCGTAGAGATGAGAAGATTATTGACTAAGCTGGCACATGAAAAAGGGGTTACCATTTTGATTTCCAGCCATATTTTGAGTGAACTCCAATTGCTCGCTACCAAATTCGGATTTATTCATAAAGGACAGTTCATTAAAGAAGTCTCTGCGGAAGAACTTTTGCAATCAGCTGAAGCGCAAATTTGTATTAAGACCGTTGAAGTAGAAGCAGCAATAAACGTGCTTAAGAACGATCTTAATATTCATTCGATCACATTGTCAGGATCCGGAGAAATATTAGTTCCCAAGGATTTGACAGATCTTGAACAGTTGATGTCAACGTTAATTAAACATGGGATTCCACTCGAAGGAATCAATCTATCCGCTGCAAATCTGGAGCACTATTATATGAATCTGATAGGAGAATGAGCAATGAGGGATTTTCTGAGAGCTGAGTCTTACTTTATAAAAAGGGACACCATGTTTAGGGGGATTTCTCTATTGTTTCTTATAGCTAGCTTAGTATTAGCATTCTGGATTGGTAGTAAAGCTGGTTTTGAAATTGGTAATCTTGCGGAACCCTTAACGATTGTGACGCCTTTATCTTTATTTTTTTATTTTATTATTCCTATCTATGTATGTTTTTTTGCAACCGAAGGATTTGAATATGGATCTATCAAAGTTATCCTTGCTTCAGGACAAAGTAGGTTTATCTATATCACGGGGAAATATTTTTCTGCTTTAAAAATTATTATATGGTGGGTATTACAATTTACAGTAGTATTTTATTTCACTTATATGATAGCTGCCTTGATAATCGGAACTGACATCGGTAATCGTAATTTCTCTGCTGACTTGATTCAGGTTTCCAGTGTATTGGGATTAAATGTCCTTTATTTATCAGCTTATGCGGCTCTAATCATTATGGTAGGCATTTTTATTAAAAGAACGGCCTCGGCGGTGGTTGTAACTTTTCTAATTGTATTCGGTGATTTTATGATATCGGGTTACTTCCGTGATGTGTCCTCTGCATGGTTAAGGGGGATTTCAGACCATGCTTTAACGACCCAAATCATGAAATTTTCCGGCATCTATGTCGTCAACTCGCAACATATAGTCCTGACCGGAGCAAAGAGCTTTATGGAAGTGGTGCTGATCCCTGTGATTATCATAGCTATCAGTTTGTCTGTCACCTATATTTCATTTGGAAAAAGAGATATACATGCGTAGATAAAAGGAACGTATTGAAAGTCACAGTAGATTTTTTTAATCCTAGCTATAATGTAAGCGTTATCTTTTATAGGAGTTTACTTATAGACTGAAGGAGCGAAGCTATGAGAGTGAACAAAGTTTCTTTTAACCAGCTGGTGTTTATTTGTTTAGGGATTCAATACATGTTAATGCATTTGTTCTCTGCAGGCGAGGCGATTGTCATCACATCCATAGAGCTTGTTATATACATGATTTTTACAGTTGTTGGCCTTGTAGGATTATTTATGCGGAGCAGAAAAGTGGATAGTGAGGCTATTTCCGGATTGGTTGCGTTATTTTTCAGTGTATTATGGATGGTATCTTTATTCTCACAATTTAAGAAGGAAAGCTACCCAGATGCCTTAACTGTAATTAATTCGCTTGGAGTATCTACTGCGTTACTTGTGCTTCTAGCTGAGTTTATAATTATAGCCAAGGCCTAGTGTAAAAAGAAAGCAAGACAGGTCTATTTAAGACTTGCCTTGCTTTTTTTGCATCCCCAGA
This window of the Paenibacillus sp. FSL R10-2734 genome carries:
- a CDS encoding ABC transporter ATP-binding protein; this translates as MNTTIFEAEGLTKQYGRAIALQNINMQIKQGDIYGFVGENGAGKTTLMKIISGLVYPTKGTFQLMGKSGEKDIARIRKKVGVLIELPALYPHMNAEENLSFYCKIHRISDFNRIKDVLHLVGLTNVENKNTSDYSLGMRQRLGLAISLLNEPEFLVLDEPINGLDPTGIVEMRRLLTKLAHEKGVTILISSHILSELQLLATKFGFIHKGQFIKEVSAEELLQSAEAQICIKTVEVEAAINVLKNDLNIHSITLSGSGEILVPKDLTDLEQLMSTLIKHGIPLEGINLSAANLEHYYMNLIGE